Proteins encoded within one genomic window of Rossellomorea vietnamensis:
- a CDS encoding carbon starvation protein A produces the protein MVTFLVSIVVLIIGYFTYGKLIEKIFGVNESRSTPAYAKADGVDYVPMKTGKNSMIQLLNIAGVGPIFGPIMGALYGPVAFLWIVLGAIFAGAVHDYLTGMISIRNGGAHLPELAGRFLGKTMKHVVNAFSILLLVLVGTVFVTAPAALIANLTPAWISLGVIIAAIFIYYIVATLLPIDKIIGKVYPLFGALLLISAVGIGAGLVITGADIPEVSLTNMHPDSVAIFPLLFLTISCGALSGFHATQSPIISRTTQNEKNGRKIFYGMMILEAIIAMIWAAAAMSLFEPGELNAILKDGGPAAVVSEVSVLMLGSIGGTLAILGVIVLPITSGDTSFRSARMIIADYIKVGQVKMSSRLWIAVPLFVISVVLTRMDFNLLWRYFSWANQSTAMIALWVGAMYLALQKKPHWVATIPAIFMTMVTFTYILNAPIGFGLSMGTAYMGAAVITIVSILAFIYTLRKRLNDGTVIQVDEDVPQPAA, from the coding sequence ATGGTCACATTCCTGGTCTCGATTGTTGTCTTAATTATTGGTTACTTCACATATGGAAAATTGATTGAAAAGATTTTTGGAGTGAATGAAAGTCGTTCCACCCCTGCTTATGCAAAAGCGGATGGAGTGGATTATGTTCCGATGAAAACTGGTAAGAACTCCATGATCCAGCTGTTGAATATCGCTGGTGTCGGCCCGATCTTCGGTCCGATCATGGGAGCTTTATACGGACCGGTTGCTTTCCTTTGGATTGTACTTGGGGCGATTTTCGCCGGAGCGGTTCATGATTACCTGACGGGGATGATTTCAATCCGTAACGGAGGGGCTCATTTACCGGAGCTTGCAGGACGTTTCCTTGGTAAAACGATGAAGCATGTGGTTAACGCATTCTCGATTCTGTTACTTGTATTGGTAGGGACGGTGTTCGTTACGGCACCTGCAGCCCTGATTGCGAATCTGACTCCGGCATGGATTTCACTTGGTGTCATCATTGCAGCGATCTTCATTTACTATATTGTCGCAACGCTACTGCCAATTGATAAAATCATCGGTAAAGTGTATCCGCTGTTCGGGGCACTGCTTCTGATCAGTGCGGTAGGTATCGGAGCAGGATTGGTCATTACGGGAGCAGATATTCCTGAGGTTTCCCTAACAAATATGCATCCTGATTCAGTCGCTATCTTTCCTTTATTATTCCTGACGATTTCGTGTGGGGCCCTTTCAGGCTTCCACGCAACACAGTCACCGATCATCTCAAGAACGACTCAAAACGAGAAGAACGGACGCAAGATTTTCTACGGCATGATGATTTTAGAAGCGATCATCGCGATGATCTGGGCAGCAGCTGCCATGAGCCTGTTCGAGCCTGGTGAACTGAATGCGATCTTGAAAGACGGAGGACCTGCTGCAGTCGTGAGCGAAGTGTCTGTTCTGATGCTTGGTTCCATCGGCGGAACCCTTGCCATCCTTGGAGTCATCGTTCTTCCGATCACTTCCGGTGATACATCATTCCGGAGTGCACGTATGATCATTGCCGATTACATCAAGGTCGGACAAGTGAAAATGTCCAGTCGCCTTTGGATTGCCGTTCCACTGTTCGTGATTTCAGTCGTATTGACACGCATGGACTTCAATCTCTTATGGAGATACTTCTCATGGGCAAACCAATCGACGGCGATGATTGCTCTTTGGGTAGGCGCCATGTACCTGGCCTTGCAAAAGAAACCACACTGGGTCGCAACGATCCCGGCCATCTTTATGACGATGGTGACGTTCACGTATATCCTGAACGCTCCGATCGGATTCGGGCTTTCCATGGGCACAGCCTATATGGGAGCTGCCGTCATAACGATTGTGTCAATCCTTGCCTTTATCTACACATTAAGAAAGCGCTTAAACGATGGTACTGTCATACAGGTCGACGAAGACGTGCCGCAGCCAGCAGCGTAA
- a CDS encoding LytR/AlgR family response regulator transcription factor, translating into MKIAIIDDEPYSREEMKHLLGSYPWAEVVGEASSAEKGLEIILTKEPDVLFLDIEMPGMSGVDLAEALQNMKHKPEIVFATAYPDYALKAFRVEAVDYLLKPFEEDQLAQTMERLKSLVKVGPRENPSLGKLAVHDEDKIVFVKPEDILYIFREERETFICTEKKKYTCRLPIKELEAKLSTYPFFRVHKSYLVQLPFVEELIPWGSGVYQLKVHGADEAIPVSRNYVKELRERLEL; encoded by the coding sequence ATGAAAATCGCGATCATCGATGATGAACCATACAGCAGGGAGGAAATGAAGCATCTCCTCGGCAGTTATCCCTGGGCAGAGGTGGTCGGGGAAGCAAGCTCAGCCGAAAAGGGCCTCGAAATCATACTGACGAAAGAGCCTGACGTCCTGTTCCTCGACATCGAAATGCCCGGCATGAGCGGAGTGGATCTCGCCGAGGCCCTTCAGAACATGAAGCATAAGCCGGAAATCGTCTTCGCCACGGCGTATCCTGACTATGCCCTTAAAGCGTTCAGGGTCGAGGCTGTCGATTACCTGCTGAAGCCTTTTGAAGAGGATCAGCTTGCCCAAACGATGGAGAGACTGAAGTCATTAGTAAAGGTCGGACCCCGTGAAAATCCATCCCTCGGAAAACTGGCCGTCCATGATGAGGATAAGATTGTATTCGTCAAACCGGAGGATATTCTCTATATTTTCAGGGAAGAGCGGGAAACATTCATCTGTACGGAAAAAAAGAAATACACGTGCAGGCTGCCAATCAAGGAACTGGAAGCCAAACTCAGCACCTATCCGTTCTTCCGCGTCCACAAAAGCTATCTCGTTCAACTCCCCTTTGTGGAAGAGTTGATTCCATGGGGGAGCGGCGTATACCAGTTGAAGGTTCATGGGGCTGATGAGGCGATTCCGGTGAGCCGGAATTATGTGAAGGAATTACGGGAGCGATTGGAGTTGTAG
- a CDS encoding sensor histidine kinase: protein MLIAAMVERLGIIVTIAFVMTRISFFRHLIEKRTHVKKSQTVLLILLFGFFGIVGTYTGLIVNPFQEEYTKWQWHLQQNEAIANSRVIGVVVAGLLGGPWIGLGAGLVAGVHRFFLGGFTAFSCGISTVLAGLLAGWIGKREKKNRLVSPQKAFLVGFIAEGMQMLLILLLSKPFDDAYLLVSDIGWPMILANGVGTGIFLLIIKSVFQEEERMGAAQSQKALRLADSTVQYMRKGLNASSARATCEILMRDVNALAVSITNTSHILAHVGLASDHHHEGRPIQTEATKRVIETGELMKVGREDIQCDRSGCPLGAAIMAPLLKGDDIVGTLKFYFHSEKEISPILMELTKGIATLLSHQLELAEIDTHKELAKESEVKALQAQINPHFLFNTINVIVSLTRINPDKARTLLISLSQFVRQNLTGSTKSTSTLKEEGQHVKAYLAIEEARFFDRLKVEYEIDEDALQAKVPSITLQPLVENAIKHGMKKVEEGFVLTISIRKEGEKVTVSVTDNGCGIAEDRLSKLLSEPVESEAGTGIGLYNVNKRLEMMMGKEAGLKISSAKGSGTTVAFTLRSEKE from the coding sequence ATGTTGATTGCTGCAATGGTCGAACGGCTCGGCATCATCGTGACGATTGCCTTTGTGATGACGAGGATCAGCTTCTTTCGGCATCTGATTGAAAAACGGACCCACGTGAAGAAATCCCAGACAGTCCTTCTGATCCTGCTGTTTGGTTTCTTCGGGATCGTTGGTACATATACAGGATTGATCGTGAATCCGTTTCAGGAAGAATATACGAAATGGCAGTGGCATCTTCAACAGAATGAAGCGATTGCGAACTCTCGGGTCATCGGCGTTGTGGTGGCAGGACTCCTCGGTGGTCCCTGGATCGGTCTCGGGGCCGGACTGGTGGCGGGTGTCCACCGGTTTTTCCTTGGCGGATTTACAGCCTTTTCATGCGGGATCTCGACGGTGCTTGCAGGTCTATTGGCAGGATGGATCGGCAAGCGGGAAAAGAAAAACAGGCTCGTTTCTCCGCAAAAGGCATTTCTTGTCGGCTTTATTGCAGAGGGGATGCAGATGCTTCTCATCCTGTTATTGTCGAAGCCATTTGACGATGCTTACCTGCTCGTGTCTGATATCGGCTGGCCGATGATTCTCGCTAATGGTGTCGGGACCGGGATTTTCCTGCTTATCATCAAAAGTGTATTTCAAGAAGAGGAACGGATGGGGGCTGCTCAGTCACAGAAAGCACTGCGCCTGGCAGACAGCACGGTGCAATACATGCGAAAAGGATTGAATGCATCGTCAGCCCGGGCAACATGTGAAATCCTCATGAGGGATGTCAATGCCCTGGCGGTTTCCATCACGAATACATCCCATATCCTCGCTCATGTCGGACTTGCCTCTGATCATCACCATGAAGGGCGGCCGATCCAAACGGAAGCGACGAAGCGGGTCATCGAAACCGGTGAGCTCATGAAGGTGGGACGGGAGGATATCCAGTGTGACAGGAGCGGATGTCCATTAGGAGCGGCCATCATGGCCCCGCTATTAAAAGGGGATGACATCGTCGGGACCCTTAAATTCTATTTTCATTCCGAAAAGGAAATCTCACCGATATTGATGGAGCTGACAAAAGGGATTGCGACACTTCTCAGCCATCAGCTGGAGCTTGCTGAAATCGATACCCATAAGGAGCTCGCGAAGGAGTCCGAGGTAAAGGCGCTCCAGGCTCAGATCAACCCTCATTTTCTGTTCAATACGATCAATGTCATTGTGTCATTGACCCGGATCAATCCCGATAAGGCCAGGACACTGCTCATTTCCCTTTCCCAATTCGTCCGCCAGAATCTGACGGGGAGCACGAAATCGACGTCCACTCTCAAAGAAGAAGGACAGCATGTGAAAGCATACCTGGCCATTGAAGAAGCACGATTCTTTGACCGGCTGAAGGTCGAGTATGAAATCGATGAAGATGCGTTACAGGCGAAAGTCCCGTCCATCACCCTTCAGCCCCTGGTGGAAAATGCAATAAAACATGGGATGAAAAAGGTAGAAGAAGGGTTTGTGTTAACGATCTCCATAAGGAAAGAAGGAGAGAAAGTGACCGTCAGCGTGACGGATAATGGATGTGGCATCGCTGAAGACAGACTGAGTAAGCTATTATCGGAGCCCGTGGAATCAGAGGCAGGCACAGGGATCGGCCTATACAATGTGAACAAACGCCTGGAAATGATGATGGGAAAAGAAGCAGGGCTGAAGATCTCATCTGCAAAGGGAAGCGGGACCACCGTTGCCTTTACGTTAAGGAGTGAAAAGGAATGA
- a CDS encoding YihY/virulence factor BrkB family protein, whose product MSDETVKGEWKGFSKSLFANISANDVTGLAAQIAYYFLLSLFPLLIFVVTLLPYLPVNQGDILGLVRDFAPGETMSMIEETLQDVMSNRNSGLLSVSIIATIWSASNGMNAIVKSLNRAYDVEETRSFIATRLMSILLTFAMILVFVIALLLPVFGKQIGLFLFSQFGFSDQFLTIWNGIRWAITPIILFIIFVGLYYFAPSKRIKCLSAFPGAIFATLGWVLASLAFSYYVGSYGNYSATYGSIGGIIVLMIWFYLTGIIIMIGGEINALVTIKDKDSC is encoded by the coding sequence ATGTCGGATGAGACGGTCAAAGGAGAATGGAAAGGATTTTCGAAAAGTCTTTTCGCCAACATCAGTGCGAATGACGTAACGGGCCTTGCTGCGCAAATTGCCTATTACTTTCTTTTATCGCTCTTCCCACTGCTGATTTTTGTCGTCACACTCCTTCCATATCTGCCCGTTAATCAGGGGGATATTCTCGGATTGGTGAGGGATTTTGCACCCGGTGAAACGATGTCGATGATCGAGGAAACACTGCAGGACGTCATGTCCAACCGCAATTCCGGATTGCTGTCCGTCAGTATCATCGCCACGATTTGGTCGGCATCCAATGGGATGAATGCCATAGTGAAGAGCTTGAACCGGGCATATGATGTCGAGGAAACCAGGTCGTTCATCGCCACGCGCCTGATGTCCATTCTGTTGACATTCGCCATGATCCTGGTATTTGTCATCGCTCTCCTGCTTCCCGTATTCGGAAAACAGATTGGTCTTTTCCTATTTTCTCAATTCGGGTTTTCAGATCAATTTTTAACGATATGGAACGGGATACGTTGGGCCATCACGCCCATCATCCTCTTTATCATTTTCGTCGGATTGTATTATTTCGCTCCAAGTAAAAGGATCAAATGTTTAAGTGCGTTTCCGGGAGCGATCTTTGCGACGCTTGGTTGGGTACTTGCATCCTTGGCCTTTTCGTATTATGTAGGGAGTTATGGGAATTATTCCGCCACATACGGCAGCATCGGTGGGATCATCGTCCTCATGATCTGGTTCTACTTAACGGGGATCATCATCATGATCGGTGGAGAAATCAATGCACTCGTCACGATTAAAGACAAAGATTCGTGTTAA
- a CDS encoding DUF1128 domain-containing protein has translation MDLSQNTAENIEFMVTAIKEKLRMVNAGAVKPEDFNEEMYEDLHDLYVMVNRKDHFSPSEMNAIIEEMGNLRRKA, from the coding sequence ATGGATTTATCACAAAACACAGCAGAAAACATCGAATTCATGGTTACAGCGATTAAAGAAAAATTGAGAATGGTCAATGCAGGTGCGGTCAAGCCTGAAGATTTCAATGAAGAAATGTATGAAGATCTCCACGACCTTTATGTCATGGTGAATCGCAAGGATCATTTCAGCCCGAGCGAGATGAACGCCATCATTGAAGAAATGGGTAACCTTCGAAGGAAAGCGTGA
- a CDS encoding type 1 glutamine amidotransferase domain-containing protein, which translates to MAKIATLITDMFEDVEFTDPEKAFKEAGHEVVTIEKEKGKSVKGKQGDATVKIDESIDDVNPADFDALLLPGGFSPDQLRADDRFVTFTKHFMDEKKPVFAICHGPQLLITAKALEGRKATGFKSIKVDMEYAGVTYQDKEVVVCGNQLVTSRTPDDIPAFNRESLALLSK; encoded by the coding sequence ATGGCTAAGATTGCAACATTAATTACAGACATGTTTGAAGACGTAGAATTTACAGATCCTGAAAAAGCATTTAAAGAAGCAGGCCACGAAGTCGTGACGATTGAGAAGGAAAAAGGAAAATCAGTCAAAGGCAAACAGGGCGATGCAACGGTGAAGATCGATGAAAGCATCGATGACGTCAATCCTGCAGACTTTGATGCCTTATTATTACCAGGCGGATTTTCTCCGGACCAGCTCCGCGCAGATGACCGTTTCGTGACATTCACCAAGCATTTCATGGATGAGAAAAAGCCGGTATTCGCGATTTGCCACGGGCCACAATTACTTATTACGGCAAAAGCACTGGAAGGACGAAAAGCAACGGGCTTCAAGTCCATCAAAGTGGATATGGAATACGCAGGCGTGACATACCAAGATAAAGAAGTCGTCGTGTGCGGCAATCAGCTTGTAACAAGCAGGACACCTGATGATATCCCGGCATTCAACCGTGAATCACTGGCGCTTCTTTCTAAATAA